A window of Leclercia adecarboxylata contains these coding sequences:
- a CDS encoding fimbrial biogenesis chaperone, which produces MRKSIYQLIAVATMAVSGIANSGVVIESTRYLYKEGSREISAQMENKDDGPFLMKSWVEPAEGESNSYFMVTPPLFRLEGKQKNTVRIFPNAYISKAPKDRDSVYFFDVMSIPPTNDTIEGENKLQLAVRHRMRLIYRPKAIQNMKVDSEVTKLEWRKTHNKITIKNPTPFFIYFKSVMINGKQLRESVPHIDPFSTNDFTLPAGTDGNQVIWAIANEHGGTGSTHTTSL; this is translated from the coding sequence ATGCGTAAGTCTATTTATCAATTAATCGCAGTGGCCACGATGGCGGTGAGCGGTATCGCTAACAGTGGTGTTGTGATTGAATCTACGCGTTATCTCTACAAAGAGGGATCGCGTGAAATCAGCGCTCAAATGGAAAATAAGGATGATGGCCCATTCCTGATGAAATCATGGGTTGAACCTGCCGAAGGTGAGAGTAACTCTTACTTTATGGTTACACCGCCATTATTCCGTCTGGAAGGAAAACAAAAAAATACGGTTCGTATTTTCCCCAACGCTTACATTTCCAAAGCGCCGAAAGATCGAGACAGCGTTTATTTCTTTGACGTGATGTCCATTCCACCGACTAACGACACCATTGAGGGTGAAAATAAACTGCAGCTTGCGGTTCGCCATAGAATGCGTCTGATTTATCGTCCCAAAGCGATTCAGAATATGAAAGTAGACAGTGAAGTCACTAAGCTTGAATGGCGCAAAACCCATAATAAAATAACAATTAAAAACCCAACGCCTTTCTTCATCTATTTCAAATCAGTGATGATTAACGGCAAACAACTGCGTGAATCAGTTCCACATATTGATCCCTTCTCGACCAACGACTTCACCCTTCCAGCAGGCACAGATGGCAATCAAGTCATTTGGGCAATAGCTAACGAGCATGGTGGAACTGGATCTACTCATACGACATCACTTTGA